GAGTATCTTTTTATCACCGATGACCTTCTTAAGCCTCTCTGAAATGGTCATAGGTCTTTTAATTTTACCGAGATTACCTTAGAGATGCCAGGTTCTTGCATAGTGATTCCGTAAAGGATATCTGCTGATTCCATCGTCCTCTTGTTATGCGTAATGATGATGAATTGACTTTTATCTGTAAGATTTTTTATCAGTGATGTAAACCTATCTACATTAGCATCATCAAGTGGTGCATCTATCTCATCTAACAGACATAAGGGGCTTGGTTTTACAAGGAAACTTGCAATGAGCAGGGCGATTGAAGTTAATGCCTTTTCCCCTCCTGAAAGAAGCGATATGTTCTGAAGTCTTTTCCCAGGAGGCTGTGCAATGATATCTATACCTGATTCAAGTATATCATCTTCAAGGAGGATGAGTTCTGCCCTGCCTCCACTGAAGAGATATCTATAGACCTCCTGAAATTGACGATTAAGCTCATTGAATGTATCTTTGAGTATTGACTTTGTAGTAGCGTTTATCTTTATTATCGCCTCTTCGAGCTGCTCGATGGATGTGAGCAGGTCTGTTTGCTGTGATGCTAAAAAATCGTATCGTTCCTTCAGTTCGTTAAATTCATCAATGGCGCCAAGATTTACAGGTCCAAGTGCATCGAGTCGCTCCTTCAATTTAGAGACCCTTAATTCTGCTTCATCCCGTGCCATATCAAACTCTTCTTCTGATTCATAACCATCAAGTCCTATTCCGTACTGACTCCTTATCATACCTAAGAGGTGTTCTATCCTGAGTGAGAGTTCGGTTCTTTTTATCTCTATAGATGAGATTTCTTGTCGCATCTCATCTATAAGTGATCTCTGTTGCTTGAGTGCTTCCTCAAGCTCTGTTATAGAGGCCAACATTAAATCGTAAGACTCCTTTTTATTGTCAAGATGCTTGTGATGTTCTGTTATCGTCTCAAAGAGTGATTTTACCTGTATTTCTGCCTCCTGGATGAGTTTCTCATATTCCTTCCTCTTCTTATCTATCTCCCTGAGTTCTTCTGTATATTCCCCTATCTTTAATGCTGTTTCTCTCTTTGTTTCTTCTAACTTTTCACATTCCCGCTGTATTCCATCGAGTCTCTCGATGACTGATTGCATCTCTACCTTCAGTTCAGTAATCTCATTCCGCATCTCCTCAAGGGTATGCGACTTTGTTTTTAGTTCTTCATCAGCTACATGGATGTCTCCTTCAAGTTGGGTCTTTTCCCTCAAGACTCTATCAGATGCCTCTTTTAATTGTGAAAGGTTATCTTCTGTTTTCTGCCACTCATCGGTCAGCCCATTCATTTCAGCTTTTATTATATCTATCCTGTTAGCCAGTCGTTTATACTCATCGTGCTGAATGGAGAGCATCTTTTCTCTATCGAGTATCTCTAATTCAAAGGTATGAAGTTTCTCCTCAAGTGTATGTTGTGATTGTTTGAGGGATTCGATCTCTTCGTTCATAACCCTGAGTTCCTCTTCAAGAGATGAGATTAAAGAGTGCTTCCGCTTTATAGCAGAGTCAAGTTCTTTAATCTCTCGTTTTCTCTTGAGCAGTCCAACCCCTCTACCTTGATTGCTCCCTCCAGTTACCGCTCCCCATGGTTCAATAACCTCACCATCGAGTGTTACAATCCTTTTCTCAGCGCTATCGCTATGCCAGAGGTCTATCCCTTTATCGAGATCTTCGACAACGATTACATCGGAGAGCAGGAAGTGAACTATTTCTTCATAGCCCTCTTTACAGTTAACCAGATCCAATGCCTTCCATGTTTCGGGATATTCTTGCCCCTTGCCCCTTGTCCCTTGCCCCTTGCTCTGCCTTCTTGGCTGTAATGGAACAAATGTCCCTCTACCCTTGCCTTCATTCTTGAGATAAGAGATTACTTTTTTGATCTCCATATGGCTATCTACTATGATGTCCTGAAGTGCCTCTCCAAGTGCTGACTCGATGGCAACTTCATACTCAGGAGATGTCTCTATCATATCCGCTATCAGTCCATGTAGTTTGAAAGACTCCATTGGAGTCCCCAAAAAATCTTTGGATTTTTTGGGGTGCCCCAGTATAGAGCGTATGCCTTCACTGTAGCCTTCAAGTGATGCCTCAAGTTCTTTAAGTGACTGGAGTCTCGATGTGGCTGCCACAGCCTCTTCCCTTGTGTTTTGTATCTCTGTTTGCTTTTCTCTGAGCCAGATTTCCCTTTCTGAGATTCTCTCTATGAGGGTTTCCTTTTCCTTGAGCAACCTCTCAATAGACTCTCTCAGGGCTAAAATATCCTTCTCATTTACCTGTATTTCACCATCTATTTCAGCAATCCTGCTTTCTGCCTCCTGTTCTTCTTTTTTTAGTCTCTCTTCTTTGCCCTTCGTTTCCTGCTGAATATGCTCAAGATGTAATATCCTGTTTTTTACATCTGATAGTTCTGCTGCCTTTTCAAAAAGCCTTTTTCTTGCATCCTGCTGGGATACATGTAGTTCGGTTATATCTTCTTCTTTTAATTTAAATTGCGAATATAACTGCCTCAATGCCTCTTCTTTTATTATCAATGTGGATCTGAGTTTTTCCATCTCCTGGTGGCGTTGTGATGCAGTTAAATCAATGGTCTTGACAGAACCTGAAAGTTCTTCCATCTCATTTTTGGCTCTCTCTGTTTGAATATCCAAGTTCGATGTCTGATTTCTCATCAGGGATATGTCACCCTCTTTTTGTGTGAGTCTCTTTTCAGATTCAAGTATCTCATTCTGTAAAGAATGGGTAGACCTTTCCAGAAGTGTAAGTTCTATCCTTTTATTCTCGAGATCAAGCTCATTCTCAGAGAATGCGGCAGATTTCTTTGCCTCCTCCTCTTTGAGTCTGCGTAAATGTTCCTCTACACCTTTCAGTGACGCTGTTAGCTCTACATGCTCCTTTGAAGCCAGATTTAGCTCGATTACCTTTATCTCTTCTTTTATCTTTCTATACCGTTCTGCCTTCTTTACCTGTCTGTGAAGTGAATCCAT
This DNA window, taken from Nitrospirota bacterium, encodes the following:
- the smc gene encoding chromosome segregation protein SMC, giving the protein MHFERMELLGFKSFADRTVFTFQPGITAIVGPNGCGKSNIVDAFRWTLGEQSVKNIRGDRMEDIIFNGSENRKPTGMAEVNLVISSQGFSENDPSKNHKIFWDAPLSIIRRFYRSGEGEFFINKVPCRLKDIRDIFLDTGIGARSHSIIEQGMIGEILNARPQERRFLIEETAGIMKYKVRKTEAIQKLQTAQQNLLRIGDIVTELKRQMDSLHRQVKKAERYRKIKEEIKVIELNLASKEHVELTASLKGVEEHLRRLKEEEAKKSAAFSENELDLENKRIELTLLERSTHSLQNEILESEKRLTQKEGDISLMRNQTSNLDIQTERAKNEMEELSGSVKTIDLTASQRHQEMEKLRSTLIIKEEALRQLYSQFKLKEEDITELHVSQQDARKRLFEKAAELSDVKNRILHLEHIQQETKGKEERLKKEEQEAESRIAEIDGEIQVNEKDILALRESIERLLKEKETLIERISEREIWLREKQTEIQNTREEAVAATSRLQSLKELEASLEGYSEGIRSILGHPKKSKDFLGTPMESFKLHGLIADMIETSPEYEVAIESALGEALQDIIVDSHMEIKKVISYLKNEGKGRGTFVPLQPRRQSKGQGTRGKGQEYPETWKALDLVNCKEGYEEIVHFLLSDVIVVEDLDKGIDLWHSDSAEKRIVTLDGEVIEPWGAVTGGSNQGRGVGLLKRKREIKELDSAIKRKHSLISSLEEELRVMNEEIESLKQSQHTLEEKLHTFELEILDREKMLSIQHDEYKRLANRIDIIKAEMNGLTDEWQKTEDNLSQLKEASDRVLREKTQLEGDIHVADEELKTKSHTLEEMRNEITELKVEMQSVIERLDGIQRECEKLEETKRETALKIGEYTEELREIDKKRKEYEKLIQEAEIQVKSLFETITEHHKHLDNKKESYDLMLASITELEEALKQQRSLIDEMRQEISSIEIKRTELSLRIEHLLGMIRSQYGIGLDGYESEEEFDMARDEAELRVSKLKERLDALGPVNLGAIDEFNELKERYDFLASQQTDLLTSIEQLEEAIIKINATTKSILKDTFNELNRQFQEVYRYLFSGGRAELILLEDDILESGIDIIAQPPGKRLQNISLLSGGEKALTSIALLIASFLVKPSPLCLLDEIDAPLDDANVDRFTSLIKNLTDKSQFIIITHNKRTMESADILYGITMQEPGISKVISVKLKDL